From the genome of Gemmatimonadaceae bacterium:
CAATCAAGATCAACGCCGTCATCGTGCGGGGTCACAACGAAGACGAAGTCGCCGACTTTGCCGCGTTTGCGCGCGAGCATGATGTGAAGATGCGCTTCATTGAATTCATGCCGCTCGATTCCGGTCATGAATGGGCGCGCGAGCAAGTGGTTTCCGGCCGCGAGATTCGTGAACGCATCAACGATCAGTTTCCGCTGGTTCCTGTTGACGCGTATCGAGGGTCCGAAACCTCTTCACGTTATCGTTTCGCCGACGGCGCGCCGGGTGAGATCGGCATCATCGCGCCGGTGACCGAACCTTTCTGCGGCGCCTGCTCGCGAATTCGCCTCACCGCGGACGGACAGATCAGAACCTGTCTCTTCTCGACCATCGAACACTCATTGCGTGATGTTGTTCGCACCGGCGCTACGAGGCCAGAGATTATCGACTTTATTGAGACCGTCGTGATGAAGAAAGAGCCGCGCCACTACATCAACGACCCCGGCTTTGTGGCGCCTTCACGCACGATGAGTTTTATTGGCGGTTGAGCGTGTAGAAAATGACCGTATAATTTCAGCGGTCAGTCCGCAGTCGTTTTGAGAACATTTAGAACGGCGATCCCATTGGTTGCTCTGCCCTTACCAAAAGTGGAAGCAGCCCGTACCCCGCGGAGGTTCACATGTTCAGGACATCTCTTCCCAGGTTGTCCCTCCCGAAAATGTCGTCCGGCCAATAAATCCTTGCACTTATAGTTGATTCTCTTCAATACTGCCGGACGCCTTTGCGAACCTGTTTCTGGCATTTTCTTACTGCAAGTCATGTTCATATTCTCAACCTTCTATGCTTGGAAGATCTGGTTCTCTGGTGAGACGTGCCGCAGACGTTCAAAAGTTATCTTCATGTCCACCGTAGGTGCGTAGAAAAGGTTGCGAAGAGCGTCCACTGCGGGGAGACTTCCGAAAGGCCGCTTGGACCAGTTCCTGCGGCCTTTCTTCTTTGCTAGGCAAACATAGATGCGTCGCAAGCGGCCAGAAAGAGAATCGACGAGCATCTGCAGAGTACTCTCGGTCGGAGCTCTAAATGCAGTATTCAAACGCCGGATAATGTTTTCGGTACGGACAAGAGTCTCCCGCTTCCAAACAATAGCAGCCTGATACGATCGGTAGGCGCTCCAGACGGCGTACCGTAATGGGAACAGGATTAAGCGAATGCGGGATAGAAAAATACTCAACGAAGCATTGAGCCGAGCGCCCCAGGCAGCAGCAGTCTTTCTCGATAGGTATAGCGCGGGTCAGCATGTCGTCTCGCCCTCATTTATCGGGTAGTGATCGAGATCTGTCCGCTGGCTGGCTGGATCTGCGAACTGGTGCGGACCTTGGGAATAGAGATTCAAGTGGCCAGCACGGCCCACGATGCGTGGCGCTGGAAGAATGTCAAAAGAAAGAACGATCGCCAAGATGCGCTGAAGTTGGCGCAGCTTTCGGTGATGAATCAGTTGACGTTGGTGCATGTGCCCGAGCGCGCCGTACGGCAATGGCGGTTGCTGATCCAGTTCCGGCAGCGTCTGGTGGGCCGGCGCACTAAGATCAAGAATCACATACGCGACCTGTTGAGCAGAGCAGGACTGTCGCTGACGCGCGGTCATGGCGCTTGGACCATCAAGGGCCTCGCAGAGCTTGAGGCGCTGGCCCGGCCGCTCGGAGCAGTTGGAGCAGACGAGTTATGGCGCGGCGAGTTAGCCATCGAGTTGCAATCTCTGAAGGAAATTGCAGCCCCAATGCGAGCAGTCGAGCAGAAACTCGATGAGCTGGCCCAGGCAGACAAGAGCGTGCAACTGCTCCAGACGATTCCGGGAGTGGGGCCGAGACTGGCTGAAGCATTGGTCACGCTGATCGACAATCCGCAGAGGTTCAAACGAGGCAAAGAGGTGGGCGCCTACATTGGTATGGTGCCCAAGCAGTTGCAGTCGGGAGAAACCAACAGGCTGGGAAGAATCACGCGTCAAGGGAACAGATTGGTAAGATCGCTGCTGGTGGAAGTCGGCTGGATCGGCCTGCGGTACAACGCTTGGATACGCGCCGTTTACGAACGAGTAAGACGAGGAAGCAAAGCGCGCAAGAAGATCGCGATGGTAGCGGTGGCGCGCCGACTGCTGATCCGCTGCTGGGCCATGCTGCGAGACGGCACGCCCTGGCGGCCCGCACCACATACCGTCTGAGCCGGAAGGTCAGGACGCGGTCAAAAAACGAAAGGCGAGTAATCGCGGAGGTGAGGACCAAAGGGGAACGATAGCCCAGCGTCTATGGTTCCGTGGTCAGGTTTGAGTGGGGAGAGGTGGAGTTCGATACGGATTGAAAGGACGATAGCTCGCCCTGTCCCTGAGCGAAAAGCTCGGTCGGTAGAATGGGCATCGTCGCACCGTTGAATGGGCCCGCGTTCAAAGTCGAAACTGAAAGACTCGCGGCAGCTCGAATAGAAGGGTGAACCAATCAACCGGACCCCGCTTGACACGACCCGGCTTCATAGAAGGGGCCAGGCGCACGAAACCATCTCCGTCAATCGCATTAGTTGTTCGCTCCTCGACTTAATAACAGAAAAGGCTAACGCTCACCAACTGCTAGTGAGGCTGGACATCACCGCGCCTGCAGCATAGGTTAACAGTATGCCGCGAGTGCTTCTGCTTTTGCCAACGACCACGTATCGCACGAAAGCTTTCGTAGAGGAGGCGTTGAAAATGCACGTCGACGTTGTTGCCGCGTCTGAGCAGCCGAGCACTCTTGCTGACAAGAATCCTGAGGGGTTGCTCACGCTCGACTTCGACGAGCCCGGCCGCGCCGCGCGCCAGGTTGAGGAGTTTGCCGCGCAGTTTCCAATCGATGCCGTCATACCCGTCGACGAAGACACCGCCGTCGTTGCGGCGTCTGTCGCCCAAGCGCTGAAGCTGCGGCACAACCCTGTCGAAGCCGCGATCACCGCGAAGAACAAGCATCGCATGCGCGAAGTGCTCAGCCGCGCCGGAGTGCAGGTCCCTCGCTATTGGCACTTTTCTCTTGACGAAGACACGGGCGAGGTTGCCGCTCGCGTGACTTATCCGTGCGTCGTCAAGCCAGTGTTCCTATCGACGAGCCGCGGCGTGATGCGAGCCGACAACGAAGAAGAGTTCGCGGGGGTCGTGCGGCGGCTCGATCGAATCGTCAGTGACCCGAAGGTCGCGCGACGCGGAGGCGCGCTCGCCCGCGAAGCGCTTGTTGAGGAATTCATCCCAGGCTTTGAGGTCGCGGTCGAAGGATTGGTCACCGACGGCGAGTTTCGAATGCTCGCGATCTTCGATAAGCCTGATCCTCTTGACGGTCCGTTCTTCGAGGAGACGATCTACGTGACGCCGTCGCGTCTGGGGCGAGACGTTCAACGGCGGATAGTGGAGACAACTGCTGCGGCGACCCTAGCCATGGGTCTGACGAAAGGTCCCGTGCATGCGGAGCTGCGCGTGAACGAGCGCGGCCCATGGGTGATCGAAGTGGCCGCTCGCGCGATCGGAGGACTGTGCTCGCGCGCGCTGCGATTCGACAGCG
Proteins encoded in this window:
- a CDS encoding IS110 family transposase, which produces MIEICPLAGWICELVRTLGIEIQVASTAHDAWRWKNVKRKNDRQDALKLAQLSVMNQLTLVHVPERAVRQWRLLIQFRQRLVGRRTKIKNHIRDLLSRAGLSLTRGHGAWTIKGLAELEALARPLGAVGADELWRGELAIELQSLKEIAAPMRAVEQKLDELAQADKSVQLLQTIPGVGPRLAEALVTLIDNPQRFKRGKEVGAYIGMVPKQLQSGETNRLGRITRQGNRLVRSLLVEVGWIGLRYNAWIRAVYERVRRGSKARKKIAMVAVARRLLIRCWAMLRDGTPWRPAPHTV
- a CDS encoding ATP-grasp domain-containing protein, with product MPRVLLLLPTTTYRTKAFVEEALKMHVDVVAASEQPSTLADKNPEGLLTLDFDEPGRAARQVEEFAAQFPIDAVIPVDEDTAVVAASVAQALKLRHNPVEAAITAKNKHRMREVLSRAGVQVPRYWHFSLDEDTGEVAARVTYPCVVKPVFLSTSRGVMRADNEEEFAGVVRRLDRIVSDPKVARRGGALAREALVEEFIPGFEVAVEGLVTDGEFRMLAIFDKPDPLDGPFFEETIYVTPSRLGRDVQRRIVETTAAATLAMGLTKGPVHAELRVNERGPWVIEVAARAIGGLCSRALRFDSGVSLEELIIRHALGEDVRSVEREHQAAGVMMIPIPRAGILREVLGVDAAKAMLDVEDVVITAHITQEILPPPEGASYLGFIFSRADTPDQVEAALREAHARLEFLIE